A stretch of Metabacillus sp. FJAT-52054 DNA encodes these proteins:
- the purF gene encoding amidophosphoribosyltransferase: MLAEIKGLNEECGVFGIWGHPDSAQITYYGLHSLQHRGQEGAGIVTTDGKTMDCEKGLGLITDVFNKGQLGEMSGKAAIGHVRYATAGGGGYENVQPLMFRSQNGGLALAHNGNLVNANHLKHQLESQGSIFQTTSDTEVLAHLIKRSGHFSLKDKVKNALSMIKGAYAFVILTETEMMVALDPNSLRPLSIGLLGDAYVVASETCAFDIVGADYLREVQPGELIIINDDGLQSERFSMNSNRSICSMEYIYFSRPDSNIDGINVHTARKNLGKRLAQEAAVEADVVTGVPDSSISAAIGYAEASGIPYELGLIKNRYVGRTFIQPSQSLREQGVKMKLSAVRGVVEGKRVVMVDDSIVRGTTSRRIVQMLKEAGATEVHVRISSPPIAHPCFYGIDTSTHEELIASSHNAEEIRELIGADSIAFISPEGLLDGIGRPYEGETRGQCMACFTGRYPTEIYADTLLPHEKEVKTGAR; encoded by the coding sequence ATGCTTGCTGAAATCAAAGGATTAAACGAGGAATGCGGCGTTTTTGGAATCTGGGGCCATCCTGATTCAGCCCAAATTACGTACTACGGCTTGCACAGCCTTCAGCACCGCGGCCAGGAGGGCGCGGGCATTGTAACGACGGACGGCAAGACGATGGACTGCGAGAAAGGTCTTGGCTTGATTACGGATGTTTTCAACAAAGGCCAGCTTGGAGAAATGAGCGGGAAAGCAGCGATCGGCCACGTCCGGTATGCAACAGCGGGAGGGGGCGGCTATGAAAACGTCCAGCCGCTTATGTTCCGTTCGCAAAACGGCGGACTGGCACTTGCGCATAACGGGAATCTGGTAAACGCAAACCATTTAAAGCACCAGCTTGAGAGCCAGGGAAGTATTTTTCAGACAACGTCCGATACGGAAGTGCTTGCCCATTTAATTAAACGAAGCGGCCACTTCTCTTTAAAGGATAAAGTAAAAAACGCCTTATCCATGATAAAAGGGGCTTACGCGTTTGTTATTTTAACCGAAACGGAAATGATGGTGGCGCTTGATCCGAACAGCCTCCGCCCTCTGTCAATCGGCCTGCTTGGCGATGCATATGTGGTCGCATCCGAAACGTGTGCCTTTGATATTGTCGGAGCAGATTACCTGCGCGAGGTGCAGCCGGGCGAACTGATTATCATTAACGACGACGGCCTGCAGTCCGAACGGTTCTCCATGAACAGCAACCGATCAATCTGCAGCATGGAATACATTTATTTTTCCAGACCCGACAGCAACATTGACGGAATCAACGTGCATACCGCCCGGAAAAACCTCGGCAAGCGTTTGGCCCAGGAAGCGGCAGTGGAAGCAGACGTTGTGACAGGGGTGCCTGATTCCTCTATTTCAGCAGCAATCGGCTATGCGGAAGCATCCGGTATTCCGTATGAGCTTGGTCTAATTAAAAACCGGTATGTCGGCCGGACATTTATCCAGCCGTCCCAGTCTTTAAGAGAGCAAGGGGTAAAAATGAAGCTTTCTGCCGTCCGCGGTGTTGTAGAGGGCAAGCGGGTCGTGATGGTCGATGATTCGATCGTCCGCGGAACGACGAGCAGACGGATCGTGCAAATGCTGAAGGAAGCAGGCGCGACCGAGGTTCACGTCCGCATCAGCTCACCGCCGATTGCGCATCCGTGCTTTTACGGAATTGATACTTCTACGCATGAGGAACTGATTGCGTCTTCTCATAACGCAGAAGAGATTCGGGAATTAATCGGTGCCGATTCCATCGCGTTCATCAGTCCGGAAGGCTTGCTTGATGGAATTGGCCGCCCTTATGAAGGAGAAACAAGAGGACAGTGCATGGCGTGCTTTACCGGCCGCTATCCGACGGAAATTTATGCCGACACGCTGCTCCCTCATGAAAAAGAAGTAAAAACAGGTGCACGATAA
- the purM gene encoding phosphoribosylformylglycinamidine cyclo-ligase, with product MSKAYQEAGVNIEAGYEAVSRMKKHVERTKREGAIGLLGGFGGVFDLSALNYRKPVLVSGTDGVGTKLKLAFMADRHDTIGIDAVAMCVNDILAQGAEPLFFLDYLALGKADPEKIEQIVKGIADGCEEAGCALIGGETAEMPGLYNEGEYDVAGFSVGGAEKDELVTGAGIKPGHVLIGLTSSGLHSNGFSLVRKILLEDSGLQLNQTVEPLQNPLGEELLTPTRIYVKPVIKVLKNVKVDGMAHITGGGFVENIPRMLPEGLGAEIDYGSWPIPKIFDLLEEKGSLNREEMFNIFNMGIGFVLAVSPERIHDAIGILEEHGEKAFIIGRVKEGSGVEFGGAAL from the coding sequence ATGTCAAAAGCCTATCAGGAAGCGGGAGTGAACATCGAAGCCGGCTATGAAGCGGTTTCCAGAATGAAAAAACACGTTGAGCGTACGAAACGCGAGGGTGCCATCGGTCTGCTCGGAGGCTTTGGCGGTGTCTTCGACCTGTCTGCTCTGAATTACCGGAAGCCGGTTCTTGTATCGGGTACAGACGGCGTCGGAACGAAGCTTAAGCTCGCTTTTATGGCGGATCGTCATGATACAATTGGGATCGACGCAGTGGCGATGTGCGTGAACGATATCTTGGCTCAAGGTGCGGAACCGCTTTTTTTCCTGGATTATTTAGCCCTTGGAAAAGCAGATCCTGAAAAAATTGAGCAAATCGTTAAAGGGATTGCCGACGGCTGCGAGGAAGCAGGATGTGCGCTGATTGGCGGCGAAACGGCTGAGATGCCCGGCCTTTACAATGAGGGTGAATACGATGTTGCCGGCTTCAGCGTTGGCGGAGCAGAAAAGGATGAGCTTGTGACCGGGGCAGGGATTAAACCGGGTCATGTGCTGATTGGACTCACCTCAAGCGGTCTTCACAGCAACGGCTTTTCACTTGTCCGGAAAATTCTCCTCGAAGACAGCGGACTCCAGCTGAACCAAACAGTTGAGCCATTGCAAAACCCGCTCGGCGAGGAGCTTTTAACACCAACAAGAATTTATGTAAAACCTGTTATAAAAGTGCTGAAGAATGTAAAAGTGGATGGGATGGCGCATATTACCGGCGGCGGTTTTGTTGAAAACATTCCGAGGATGCTGCCGGAGGGACTGGGCGCAGAAATTGACTATGGTTCATGGCCGATTCCGAAGATTTTTGACCTTCTTGAAGAAAAAGGAAGCCTAAACCGGGAAGAAATGTTCAACATTTTCAATATGGGCATCGGCTTTGTCCTTGCCGTCAGTCCGGAACGAATTCATGATGCGATTGGAATTCTTGAGGAGCATGGCGAAAAAGCCTTTATTATCGGACGGGTGAAAGAAGGTTCCGGGGTCGAATTCGGCGGTGCTGCACTATGA
- the purN gene encoding phosphoribosylglycinamide formyltransferase translates to MKKSKIAVFASGSGSNFQAISEKTKNGELDAEIVLLVCDKPGAPVTEKARLAGVPVLELSPKSFENKAAYEAEILANLEKNGTEWLILAGYMRLIGPVLLDAFPTKIMNLHPSLLPKFPGKDAIERAFQSGDTETGITIHYVDEGMDTGPIIDQMRVAIPESLEQLKINIHKAEHAFFPAVLQHVLKIKTEVKQS, encoded by the coding sequence ATGAAAAAATCAAAAATCGCCGTTTTCGCATCAGGAAGCGGCAGTAATTTTCAAGCCATTTCAGAAAAAACGAAGAACGGGGAGCTCGATGCGGAAATTGTCCTTCTCGTCTGCGATAAGCCTGGTGCCCCTGTAACGGAAAAAGCAAGATTAGCAGGTGTTCCGGTCCTGGAGCTATCACCAAAATCATTTGAAAACAAAGCTGCCTATGAAGCTGAAATTCTTGCAAACCTTGAGAAGAACGGGACCGAGTGGCTCATCCTGGCAGGCTATATGCGTCTGATCGGGCCTGTTCTCCTTGATGCTTTTCCAACCAAGATTATGAATCTCCATCCCTCGCTGCTTCCGAAATTTCCAGGGAAGGATGCAATCGAACGCGCCTTCCAATCAGGAGATACGGAAACCGGCATTACGATTCATTATGTGGATGAAGGAATGGACACAGGTCCGATCATCGACCAGATGAGAGTCGCTATTCCAGAATCTCTTGAACAGCTAAAAATAAATATTCACAAGGCGGAGCACGCTTTTTTCCCCGCCGTCCTTCAGCATGTACTGAAAATCAAGACAGAGGTGAAGCAATCATGA
- the purH gene encoding bifunctional phosphoribosylaminoimidazolecarboxamide formyltransferase/IMP cyclohydrolase, producing MTIKRALISVSNKENLVPFAKRLGELGIEVISTGGTKKMLQEAGVKTIGISEVTGFPEIMDGRVKTLHPAIHGGLLAVRDNESHMNQLKENGIQPIDLVVVNLYPFKETISKPDFTFDEAVENIDIGGPGMLRASAKNHGDVTVIVDPADYNSVLDQIEKDGDTNLEFRRRLAAKVFRHTAAYDALIAEYMTSITGEENPETMTVTYEKKQDLRYGENPHQKAVFYQTPLKRKASIAEAKQLHGKELSYNNIKDADAALQIVREFAAPAAVAVKHMNPCGVGTADSIEQAYQRAFEADPTSIFGGIIALNREVNAATAEKLHEIFLEIIIAPSFSKEALEILTSKKNLRLLTIEQEEKGAAAKQLVSVAGGLLVQDEDTLTIDDAEVSIPTKREPTEQEWKDLKLAWQVVKHVKSNAIVLAKDERTIGIGAGQMNRVGSAKIAIEQAGAKAEGSAMGSDAFFPMGDTVEAAAKAGVTAIIQPGGSIKDEDSIRAADEHGITMVFTGIRHFKH from the coding sequence ATGACGATTAAACGAGCACTAATCAGCGTATCCAATAAAGAAAATCTTGTTCCGTTCGCGAAGCGCCTTGGTGAACTTGGGATTGAAGTGATCTCGACCGGCGGTACGAAAAAAATGCTTCAGGAAGCGGGAGTAAAGACAATCGGTATCTCCGAGGTAACAGGCTTCCCTGAAATCATGGATGGCCGCGTCAAAACTCTTCATCCGGCCATTCACGGCGGACTTCTTGCCGTAAGAGACAACGAGAGTCATATGAATCAGCTGAAAGAGAACGGCATTCAACCAATCGACTTAGTTGTCGTGAATCTATATCCGTTCAAAGAAACGATTTCCAAACCGGATTTCACATTCGATGAAGCAGTTGAAAATATCGATATCGGCGGCCCCGGCATGCTTCGTGCATCGGCTAAAAATCACGGGGATGTTACGGTGATTGTTGATCCTGCTGATTATAATTCCGTTCTGGATCAAATTGAAAAAGACGGAGACACAAATCTTGAATTCAGACGCAGGCTTGCTGCGAAAGTATTCAGACACACAGCTGCCTATGATGCTCTGATTGCAGAATACATGACATCCATTACAGGAGAAGAAAATCCTGAAACGATGACCGTTACATATGAAAAGAAACAGGATTTGCGCTACGGAGAAAACCCGCATCAGAAGGCTGTATTCTATCAAACGCCTCTTAAACGGAAGGCATCCATTGCGGAAGCGAAGCAGCTTCACGGCAAAGAGCTTTCCTATAACAATATTAAAGATGCAGACGCTGCCCTTCAGATTGTACGTGAATTCGCAGCGCCGGCAGCTGTGGCCGTTAAGCATATGAATCCATGCGGAGTCGGAACAGCCGATAGCATTGAACAAGCCTATCAGCGTGCTTTTGAAGCAGATCCCACCTCTATTTTCGGCGGAATCATCGCGTTGAACAGAGAAGTGAATGCCGCAACAGCAGAGAAACTGCATGAAATTTTCCTTGAAATTATTATTGCCCCTTCCTTTTCAAAGGAGGCATTGGAAATCTTGACGTCCAAAAAGAACCTCCGACTCTTGACGATTGAACAGGAGGAAAAAGGAGCAGCAGCCAAGCAGCTTGTGTCCGTTGCAGGCGGTCTGCTGGTCCAGGACGAGGATACGCTGACAATTGATGATGCGGAAGTTTCCATTCCAACAAAGCGTGAGCCGACGGAACAGGAGTGGAAGGATTTGAAACTTGCCTGGCAAGTGGTCAAGCATGTAAAATCCAACGCGATTGTTTTGGCGAAGGATGAAAGGACAATTGGAATCGGGGCAGGACAGATGAACCGAGTCGGCTCTGCAAAAATTGCGATTGAACAAGCCGGAGCAAAAGCAGAAGGAAGCGCAATGGGATCCGACGCATTTTTCCCAATGGGAGATACAGTGGAAGCCGCAGCAAAAGCCGGCGTCACGGCCATCATTCAGCCGGGAGGCTCCATCAAAGACGAAGATTCCATTCGCGCTGCAGATGAGCATGGCATCACAATGGTATTCACAGGCATTCGCCATTTCAAGCATTAA
- the purD gene encoding phosphoribosylamine--glycine ligase, whose amino-acid sequence MNVLVIGRGGREHTIAWKLAQSGRAEKVFAAPGNDGMTDCAERVPVDELDFAGLIAFAKENEVGLTVVGPEVPLLEGITEAFEKEGLRIFGPSSQAAMVEGSKQFAKELMEKYRIPTAGYAAFTSYEEARAYVETNGVPIVIKADGLAAGKGVTVAMTMEDALQCLKDFLLDEKFGEASKSVVIEDFLEGEEFSLMAFVNGEKVYPMVIAQDHKRAFDGDRGPNTGGMGAYSPVPQIPEEAVAEAIRSVLVPAAKGLVQEGTPFTGILYAGLMLTADGPKVIEFNARFGDPETQAVLPRMKSDLVDVIEAVMEGRDFEIEWTDEAAVAVVLASEGYPEAYEKGTMLNGLAEAGGEAAVFHAGTKRSGDTFVSDGGRILAVSANGRTIQEAQEKAYKSIRYLDGNGVFYRTDIGNKAITAKTPY is encoded by the coding sequence TTGAACGTACTCGTAATCGGACGCGGAGGCCGCGAGCATACCATCGCATGGAAGCTCGCTCAATCCGGCAGGGCGGAAAAAGTATTTGCGGCACCGGGAAATGACGGAATGACCGATTGTGCGGAAAGAGTTCCAGTGGACGAGCTTGATTTTGCCGGCCTTATTGCTTTTGCAAAAGAGAATGAAGTCGGATTAACGGTGGTTGGTCCTGAAGTCCCTTTACTCGAGGGAATCACAGAAGCCTTTGAAAAAGAGGGGCTGCGGATTTTTGGACCGTCAAGCCAGGCCGCGATGGTGGAAGGCAGCAAGCAGTTTGCGAAAGAGCTGATGGAGAAATACCGCATTCCGACTGCGGGATATGCGGCTTTTACCTCCTATGAAGAAGCACGGGCGTATGTGGAGACAAACGGGGTTCCGATTGTGATCAAAGCGGACGGACTGGCAGCCGGAAAAGGGGTCACGGTTGCCATGACAATGGAGGACGCACTTCAGTGCCTGAAGGATTTCCTCCTCGATGAAAAGTTTGGTGAGGCGAGTAAATCCGTTGTCATAGAAGATTTTCTAGAGGGAGAAGAATTTTCCCTCATGGCCTTCGTGAATGGAGAAAAAGTGTATCCAATGGTCATCGCGCAGGATCACAAACGTGCATTTGACGGCGACCGCGGACCGAACACAGGAGGAATGGGCGCCTACTCTCCTGTACCGCAAATACCGGAAGAGGCGGTGGCTGAAGCGATCCGGTCCGTGCTTGTGCCGGCTGCGAAGGGCCTTGTACAAGAGGGGACACCTTTTACCGGAATCTTATACGCAGGACTCATGCTGACGGCAGACGGTCCGAAAGTCATCGAATTCAACGCGCGCTTCGGTGATCCGGAAACACAAGCCGTTCTTCCGAGAATGAAGAGCGACCTGGTCGACGTGATCGAAGCAGTGATGGAAGGCCGGGACTTTGAAATTGAGTGGACAGATGAAGCCGCCGTTGCCGTGGTGCTTGCTTCAGAAGGATATCCTGAAGCGTACGAAAAAGGAACGATGCTGAACGGACTGGCTGAAGCCGGGGGTGAAGCTGCGGTATTTCATGCAGGTACAAAACGCTCTGGAGACACCTTCGTTTCCGACGGCGGCCGGATTCTCGCAGTTTCTGCAAACGGCAGGACCATACAGGAAGCACAGGAAAAAGCCTATAAATCGATTCGATATCTGGACGGGAACGGC